A genomic region of Planctomycetota bacterium contains the following coding sequences:
- a CDS encoding ATP-grasp domain-containing protein, producing the protein MKILLVGSGGREHALAWKLAQSPHCKKLYAAPGNPGIARCAECVPIEAERIDDLVKFAKANKIGLTVVGPEQPLVAGIVDRFQGAGLRIFGPTREAAQVEGSKEWSKTVMMHHAVPTAEFRIFTKLRDALRYIDQHEEPLVVKASGLAAGKGVFVCANQNEARQAVEAILKDRTFGASGDVVVIEERLTGEEASILALVDDSSSIYVLESSQDHKA; encoded by the coding sequence ATGAAGATTCTGCTGGTCGGCAGCGGCGGGCGCGAGCACGCGCTGGCGTGGAAACTCGCCCAGTCGCCTCACTGCAAGAAACTCTACGCGGCGCCGGGGAACCCCGGCATCGCCCGGTGCGCCGAGTGCGTGCCCATCGAGGCCGAGAGGATTGACGACCTGGTGAAGTTCGCGAAGGCCAACAAGATCGGCCTGACGGTCGTGGGGCCGGAGCAGCCGCTCGTCGCCGGCATCGTGGACCGGTTCCAGGGGGCGGGCCTCCGGATCTTCGGGCCGACGCGCGAGGCGGCCCAGGTCGAGGGGTCGAAGGAGTGGTCGAAGACGGTGATGATGCACCACGCGGTGCCGACGGCGGAGTTCCGCATCTTCACGAAGTTGCGCGATGCCCTGCGGTACATCGACCAGCACGAGGAGCCGCTGGTCGTCAAGGCGTCGGGCCTGGCGGCGGGGAAGGGCGTCTTCGTCTGCGCCAACCAGAACGAGGCGCGCCAGGCGGTCGAGGCGATCTTGAAGGACCGGACGTTCGGCGCGTCCGGCGACGTGGTGGTGATCGAGGAACGGCTGACGGGCGAAGAAGCGTCGATCCTGGCCCTCGTGGACGACTCCTCCAGCATCTACGTCCTGGAATCGAGCCAGGACCACAAGGC
- a CDS encoding DUF58 domain-containing protein — protein sequence MTRADTSPPARYHYLDPDTLVRLGNLNVVARTVVEGFISGLHRSPHHGFSVEFSEHRPYAPGDEPRHLDWVAYAKTDRFYVKQYEQETNLRCYILLDSSASMNYSSGRGLTKLEYGSFLAATLAYLMTRQQDVVGLVAFDNQIRLHMPPGGSPAHLNEMCRRLEHLKTGEVTRLAKPFHDLAEMIKRRGLIIVISDLYDDESEVIRALRHFRHKKHGVILFHIFDAAELEFPFRKLTQFVDLETDERYQVDPKAIRDQYLAELRAFIDRHKKACSDSDSEYLLTDTSVPYDFLLRSYLARRQQMR from the coding sequence ATGACACGAGCGGACACAAGCCCCCCTGCCCGATACCACTATCTGGACCCGGACACGCTGGTCCGGCTGGGCAACCTGAACGTAGTCGCCCGCACGGTCGTCGAGGGATTCATCTCGGGCCTCCACCGCAGCCCCCATCACGGGTTCTCGGTCGAGTTCTCCGAGCATCGCCCCTACGCGCCGGGCGACGAGCCGAGGCACCTGGACTGGGTCGCCTACGCCAAGACCGACCGCTTCTACGTCAAGCAGTACGAGCAGGAGACGAACCTGCGGTGCTACATCCTCCTGGACTCCAGCGCATCGATGAACTATTCGAGCGGCCGGGGCCTGACGAAACTCGAGTACGGGTCGTTCCTGGCGGCGACGCTGGCGTACCTGATGACGCGGCAGCAGGACGTCGTCGGCCTGGTGGCGTTCGACAATCAGATCCGCCTGCACATGCCGCCCGGCGGATCGCCCGCCCACCTGAACGAAATGTGCCGGCGCCTCGAACACCTCAAGACGGGCGAGGTCACGCGCCTCGCCAAGCCGTTCCACGACCTCGCCGAGATGATCAAGCGCCGGGGCCTTATCATCGTCATCAGCGACCTCTACGACGACGAGAGCGAGGTCATCCGCGCCTTGCGCCATTTTCGGCACAAGAAACACGGCGTCATCCTGTTTCACATCTTCGACGCGGCGGAACTGGAGTTCCCCTTCCGCAAACTCACCCAGTTCGTGGACCTCGAGACCGACGAACGGTACCAGGTGGACCCCAAGGCCATCCGCGACCAGTACCTCGCGGAACTCCGCGCCTTCATCGACCGCCACAAGAAAGCCTGCTCGGACAGCGACTCCGAGT
- the rsmD gene encoding 16S rRNA (guanine(966)-N(2))-methyltransferase RsmD yields the protein MRIIAGIHRGRKLLAPEGLVTRPMTDRVRENLFNILGPYLEGAVVLDLFCGSGALGLEALSRGAHLCQFVDADPAAVKATETNAATLRLSGEVRIVRRDALRPGTWIKAPGGAGYTLVFADPPYRLTADEAGRQRLAEMARSLADLGCLAPGAVAMLRAKRGVPMDRPWPGFNLFDERTYGTTTLYLMEYAGTNI from the coding sequence ATGCGCATTATTGCCGGGATTCATCGCGGGCGGAAACTCCTGGCGCCGGAGGGACTCGTCACCCGGCCGATGACCGACCGCGTCCGCGAAAACCTCTTCAACATCCTCGGACCTTATCTCGAAGGCGCGGTCGTCCTCGACCTTTTCTGCGGGTCCGGGGCGCTGGGCCTGGAGGCCCTGAGCCGGGGGGCGCACCTTTGCCAGTTCGTGGACGCCGACCCGGCCGCCGTCAAAGCCACCGAAACCAACGCCGCCACCCTGCGCTTAAGCGGCGAGGTGCGGATCGTCCGGCGGGACGCCCTTCGGCCGGGCACATGGATCAAGGCCCCCGGCGGCGCGGGCTACACACTGGTCTTCGCGGACCCGCCGTACCGTCTGACGGCCGACGAGGCCGGGCGCCAGCGCCTGGCCGAGATGGCCCGGAGTCTGGCGGACCTGGGGTGTCTGGCCCCGGGGGCCGTGGCGATGCTCCGCGCGAAGCGCGGCGTCCCGATGGACCGGCCCTGGCCCGGATTCAACTTGTTCGACGAGCGGACCTACGGCACGACGACGCTGTACCTCATGGAATACGCGGGGACGAACATTTAG